The Enterobacter kobei genome has a segment encoding these proteins:
- a CDS encoding FdhF/YdeP family oxidoreductase: MNKKRRSVPGIRHYDGPAGGWGALKATAIAVRTQMDTFDAPATLLRTNQPDGFDCPGCAWPDKEHKSTFQFCENGAKAVTWEATSKRVTPAFLAENTVSSLLAKSDFELEGYGRLTHPLRYDRASDTFKPVEWDEAFQRIGEVLRELEPDQVEFYTSGRASNEAAYLFQLFAREYGTNNFPDCSNMCHEATSVGLPRSIGIGKGTVSLDDFDNTELVISIGHNPGTNHPRMMGTLHELARRNVPIIVFNPLRERALERFADPQSVIEMATYSSTDIASTYFQVKAGGDAAALKGMAKHLLEMEAERGNVLDHTFIAEHTQGFDDFAADIAQTRWDDIERESGLSQAALKKVAEAYAKSNATIITYGMGITQHNKGTANVRLIADVLLLRGNIGKPGAGICPLRGHSNVQGNRTVGISEKPTPAFLNRLKEVFGFEPPSHHGHDAVQATQAMIDGRAKALICLGGNFAVAMPDHENGFPTMGNLDLSVHVGTKLNRTHLLVGKETFIFPCLGRTELDVQATGRQSITVEDSMSMVHASSGKLKPASPLLRSEPAIVAGMAKATLQETRVDWMTLVEDYDRIRDLIEQTIPGFEDYNARIRIPGGFRMPLPPTKRVWPTATGKAMFSVFDGVHENASGEGEHVLRLITLRSHDQYNTTIYALDDRYRGVFGRRDVLFMNEEDMALSGLEHGDRVDIETALPGSVQRLEDITVVAYHIARGSVGAYYPEANVLVPLDYLDKDSGTPSYKSVPVRIILRSKEIRML, encoded by the coding sequence ATGAACAAGAAAAGACGCTCAGTTCCCGGTATCAGACACTATGATGGCCCTGCCGGCGGCTGGGGTGCGCTAAAAGCGACAGCCATTGCGGTACGAACCCAGATGGATACCTTTGATGCCCCCGCCACGCTGCTGCGCACCAACCAGCCTGATGGTTTTGACTGCCCGGGCTGCGCGTGGCCCGATAAAGAACACAAATCGACCTTCCAGTTTTGTGAGAACGGCGCCAAAGCGGTAACCTGGGAAGCCACCAGCAAACGCGTTACCCCCGCGTTCCTGGCGGAAAACACCGTCTCTTCTCTGCTGGCTAAATCTGACTTTGAGCTGGAAGGGTATGGTCGTCTGACGCATCCTCTGCGCTATGACCGGGCAAGCGACACGTTCAAACCGGTTGAGTGGGACGAGGCTTTTCAACGTATCGGCGAGGTGTTGCGCGAGCTTGAACCGGACCAGGTCGAGTTCTATACCTCCGGGCGAGCCTCTAATGAAGCGGCGTATCTGTTCCAGCTGTTTGCACGCGAATACGGCACCAATAACTTCCCCGACTGCTCGAATATGTGTCACGAGGCCACCAGCGTCGGTCTACCCCGCTCCATCGGGATCGGGAAAGGCACCGTCTCACTGGACGACTTCGATAACACCGAGCTGGTGATCTCCATCGGCCATAACCCCGGCACGAACCATCCGCGGATGATGGGTACGCTTCATGAGCTGGCGCGACGCAACGTGCCGATTATCGTCTTTAACCCGTTACGCGAGCGCGCCCTGGAACGTTTTGCTGACCCGCAAAGCGTCATTGAAATGGCAACCTATAGCTCAACGGACATCGCCTCGACCTACTTCCAGGTGAAGGCCGGAGGCGATGCCGCCGCGCTGAAAGGTATGGCCAAACACCTGCTGGAAATGGAGGCCGAACGCGGTAACGTGCTCGACCACACGTTTATCGCAGAACACACCCAGGGCTTTGATGACTTTGCCGCCGACATCGCGCAGACGCGCTGGGATGACATTGAGCGCGAGTCCGGGCTCAGCCAGGCTGCGCTCAAAAAGGTGGCCGAGGCCTATGCGAAATCCAACGCCACCATCATTACCTACGGGATGGGGATTACCCAGCATAATAAAGGCACGGCAAACGTCCGGCTGATCGCTGATGTGTTGCTTCTGCGCGGAAATATCGGCAAGCCCGGTGCGGGAATATGCCCTCTTCGCGGCCACTCTAACGTTCAGGGGAACCGTACCGTCGGGATTAGCGAGAAGCCCACCCCGGCCTTCCTGAACCGTCTGAAAGAGGTGTTTGGCTTTGAGCCCCCTTCTCACCATGGGCATGATGCGGTGCAGGCGACCCAGGCCATGATCGACGGTCGGGCGAAAGCGCTTATCTGCCTCGGCGGTAACTTTGCCGTCGCGATGCCCGACCACGAGAACGGCTTCCCGACAATGGGTAACCTTGATTTGAGTGTTCACGTTGGTACTAAGCTGAACCGTACCCATCTGCTGGTGGGTAAAGAGACGTTTATTTTCCCGTGCCTTGGCCGTACCGAGCTGGATGTTCAGGCCACCGGTCGTCAGTCCATCACCGTCGAAGACTCCATGTCGATGGTGCACGCCTCGTCCGGCAAGCTCAAACCCGCCTCACCGTTACTCCGTTCAGAACCCGCCATCGTCGCCGGCATGGCGAAAGCCACCCTGCAGGAGACCCGCGTGGACTGGATGACGCTGGTTGAAGATTACGACCGTATCCGCGATCTGATCGAGCAGACCATCCCGGGCTTTGAGGACTACAATGCGCGGATCCGTATTCCGGGCGGCTTCCGTATGCCGCTTCCCCCAACGAAACGCGTCTGGCCAACGGCGACGGGAAAAGCGATGTTCTCCGTATTCGACGGAGTACACGAGAACGCCAGCGGTGAAGGCGAGCATGTTCTGCGTCTGATTACGCTGCGCAGCCACGATCAGTACAACACCACCATTTATGCTCTGGACGACCGCTACCGTGGCGTGTTTGGCCGCCGCGACGTGCTGTTTATGAACGAAGAGGATATGGCCCTGTCAGGGCTGGAACACGGCGACCGCGTGGATATCGAAACCGCCCTGCCCGGCAGCGTTCAGCGTCTGGAAGACATTACCGTAGTGGCATACCACATCGCGCGGGGTTCAGTCGGGGCTTATTACCCGGAGGCCAACGTGCTGGTGCCGCTCGATTATCTGGATAAGGACAGCGGTACACCGTCTTACAAATCCGTTCCGGTTCGCATCATCCTGCGCTCGAAAGAGATCCGCATGCTGTAA